A DNA window from Flavisolibacter ginsenosidimutans contains the following coding sequences:
- a CDS encoding M16 family metallopeptidase has translation MVQFERFTLANGLRVLVHRDTSTPMAVVNVLYDVGAKDEDPNRTGFAHLFEHLMFGGSINIPVYDEPLQMAGGENNAYTTNDLTNYYIQLPAENLETAFWLESDRMLSLGFSENSLDVQRKVVMEEFKEHYLNKPYGDAWLKLRNLAYDVHPYKWMTIGKELSHIENAGLQDVKDFFFKHYRPVNAILVAAGNVTTEQVKALAEKWFGSIESGEKYNRQLPAEPEQKVAKRLEVHAPVPLDAFYKTWHIYGRLDHRYYVSDLITEILGGGGSSRLYQALVKEKKLFSNIECYHFGTTDAGLLTIEGKLVKGVKMADAEAAVEEELSKLKAEKISGDELQKVKNKTESTIAFEDMSVMNRANSLAYYELLGDAALMNTELDRYNTVTVDEIQAISKEIFREENSSTLYYRAGN, from the coding sequence GTGGTACAATTTGAACGGTTTACGTTAGCGAACGGTTTACGGGTTTTGGTGCACCGGGATACATCAACGCCGATGGCGGTGGTGAATGTGCTGTACGACGTAGGAGCAAAAGACGAAGACCCCAACCGCACGGGCTTTGCGCACCTGTTTGAACACCTGATGTTCGGCGGTTCTATCAACATTCCCGTTTACGACGAGCCTTTGCAAATGGCCGGTGGCGAAAACAACGCTTACACCACAAACGATTTGACCAATTATTATATACAGCTTCCCGCAGAAAATCTGGAGACGGCCTTCTGGCTCGAAAGTGATCGCATGTTGTCGCTGGGCTTTAGCGAGAACAGTTTGGACGTGCAACGCAAGGTGGTGATGGAAGAATTTAAAGAACATTACCTCAACAAACCTTACGGCGATGCGTGGCTCAAGCTGCGCAACCTCGCTTACGACGTGCATCCTTATAAATGGATGACCATCGGCAAAGAGCTTTCGCACATTGAAAACGCCGGGCTGCAAGACGTAAAGGATTTCTTCTTTAAACATTACCGCCCGGTGAACGCCATTTTAGTGGCCGCCGGAAATGTAACGACCGAACAGGTGAAAGCACTTGCCGAGAAATGGTTTGGGTCCATTGAGAGCGGAGAAAAATACAACCGGCAATTGCCCGCAGAACCGGAGCAAAAGGTAGCCAAGCGTTTAGAAGTTCACGCACCTGTGCCGCTGGATGCTTTTTACAAAACCTGGCACATTTACGGCCGCCTCGATCATCGCTATTACGTGTCGGATTTGATTACCGAAATTTTGGGCGGCGGCGGTTCGTCAAGGTTGTACCAGGCGTTGGTAAAAGAAAAAAAATTGTTCAGCAATATCGAGTGTTATCATTTCGGCACAACCGATGCGGGTTTGCTGACCATTGAAGGCAAGTTGGTAAAAGGCGTGAAGATGGCAGACGCGGAGGCGGCCGTGGAAGAAGAACTGTCAAAATTGAAAGCCGAAAAAATTTCAGGCGACGAACTGCAAAAAGTAAAAAACAAAACCGAAAGCACCATCGCTTTTGAAGACATGAGCGTGATGAACCGCGCCAACAGTTTGGCTTACTATGAACTGCTGGGTGATGCCGCTTTAATGAACACGGAACTAGACAGATACAACACCGTAACGGTGGACGAAATCCAGGCCATTAGCAAGGAGATTTTCAGGGAAGAGAACAGCAGTACGCTGTACTACCGCGCCGGAAATTAA
- a CDS encoding aspartyl protease family protein: MAQKEVREPARLLTKFNFIQLTGGVILLKARFDTFPDTLSFILDTGSGGISLDSSTVDYFRLKPIASGRTIKGIAGVKAVSFLNNRNLHLPGLTIDSLNFHVNDYSILTSVYGEPIDGIIGYSVFSRYILKLDYDSSTIEFWSRGQLKYPRGGYMLNPVITTLPVQTAKVKDERLVEPRFLIDMGAGLNLLFTRDFISDSALLRPNRKLFVKEAEGLGGKVDMYLTTIKEVKLGPYKFRNVPVNIFEDANNVLSYPHLGGLIGNDLLRRFNVVINYERREFYLLPNSHYNDNFDYAYSGVELYYINGRIIVGDVARGSPAEAAGLLEGDVVVAVNTNFSQSMAQYKAALQSTGDKVKVIVQRAGELIQVTFKVKNILKNK, translated from the coding sequence TTGGCGCAGAAGGAAGTTCGTGAACCTGCGAGGCTTCTCACCAAGTTTAATTTTATACAACTCACCGGCGGCGTGATTCTTTTGAAAGCCCGCTTTGATACTTTTCCCGATACCTTAAGTTTTATTTTAGACACGGGCAGCGGGGGCATTTCGCTCGATTCGTCCACGGTTGATTATTTCCGTCTTAAGCCCATTGCCTCCGGGCGCACCATCAAAGGCATTGCCGGCGTAAAGGCCGTTTCCTTCCTAAATAACCGCAACCTGCACCTGCCCGGCCTTACCATTGACAGCCTGAATTTTCACGTAAACGATTATTCCATTCTTACCTCGGTGTACGGCGAGCCGATCGACGGCATCATTGGTTATTCGGTGTTCAGCCGCTACATTCTCAAGCTCGATTACGACAGCAGCACGATTGAGTTTTGGTCGCGGGGACAACTGAAGTACCCGCGTGGCGGCTACATGCTAAATCCCGTAATTACCACACTGCCTGTGCAAACGGCAAAGGTGAAAGACGAACGGCTTGTTGAGCCGCGATTCCTGATTGACATGGGTGCGGGATTAAACTTGCTTTTTACCCGCGATTTTATTAGCGACAGCGCCCTGCTGCGGCCCAACCGCAAATTGTTTGTAAAAGAAGCCGAAGGCTTGGGCGGAAAGGTGGACATGTACCTTACCACCATCAAAGAAGTAAAGCTGGGGCCTTATAAATTCCGCAACGTGCCGGTAAATATTTTTGAGGATGCCAACAACGTGCTTTCTTACCCGCATCTCGGTGGCTTGATCGGCAACGATCTCCTGCGGCGCTTCAACGTCGTTATTAATTACGAACGACGCGAATTTTATCTTCTGCCCAACAGTCATTATAACGACAATTTCGACTATGCTTATTCAGGTGTGGAATTGTATTACATCAACGGCCGCATCATCGTTGGCGATGTGGCAAGGGGTTCGCCAGCCGAAGCCGCCGGCCTGCTCGAAGGCGATGTGGTAGTAGCGGTGAACACTAATTTTTCGCAGAGCATGGCGCAGTACAAAGCAGCCCTGCAAAGCACTGGCGACAAAGTAAAGGTGATTGTACAAAGGGCCGGCGAATTAATACAAGTAACGTTTAAGGTGAAGAATATTTTGAAGAACAAATAG
- the mqnC gene encoding cyclic dehypoxanthinyl futalosine synthase: MNLSSLYDKALASEFLEIEEGMFLFENAPLTALMYVADELRKGRVPHGKVTWQIDRNVNTTNVCVANCKFCNFYRIPGHAEAYITDMPTYRKKIEETVKYGGDQLLLQGGHHPELGLDFYTTTFRAIKQEYPTIKLHALGPPEVAHICKLEGKSHREVLTALKEAGMDSLPGAGAEILVDRVRRLISKGKCGADEWLAIMHEAHKLNITTSATMMFGHVETIRERFEHLVKIRDVQAKKPEGAKGFLAFIPWTFQDVDTLLTKIRGVHNLTTPEEYIRTIAISRIMLPNINNIQASWLTVGKQTAQLCLHAGANDFGSIMIEENVVSAAGAPHRFTSRTIQDAIREAGFEPQLRNQQYEWRELPKMEEQVVNY; this comes from the coding sequence ATGAACCTTTCAAGCCTTTACGACAAAGCCCTTGCTTCAGAATTCCTGGAAATTGAAGAAGGCATGTTTCTTTTTGAAAATGCACCACTCACGGCCCTGATGTACGTGGCCGATGAACTGCGCAAAGGCCGCGTGCCGCACGGAAAAGTAACCTGGCAGATAGATCGTAACGTGAACACCACAAACGTGTGCGTTGCCAACTGTAAGTTTTGCAATTTTTACCGCATACCGGGCCATGCCGAAGCCTACATCACCGACATGCCCACCTACCGCAAAAAAATTGAAGAAACCGTCAAGTACGGCGGCGATCAATTGCTTTTGCAGGGCGGCCATCATCCCGAACTTGGGCTGGATTTTTATACGACTACTTTTCGCGCCATCAAGCAAGAATATCCAACGATAAAGCTGCATGCACTCGGGCCGCCCGAAGTGGCGCACATCTGCAAGCTGGAAGGCAAAAGCCACCGCGAAGTACTGACGGCATTGAAAGAAGCGGGCATGGATTCTTTGCCCGGCGCCGGCGCGGAGATTTTAGTTGATCGTGTGCGTCGCTTAATCTCCAAAGGCAAATGCGGCGCAGACGAATGGCTTGCCATTATGCACGAAGCGCACAAGTTAAACATCACTACATCCGCAACAATGATGTTTGGACATGTAGAAACCATCAGAGAACGGTTTGAACATTTGGTAAAGATCAGGGACGTGCAGGCAAAGAAACCCGAAGGCGCCAAAGGTTTTCTTGCTTTTATTCCGTGGACCTTTCAGGACGTGGATACGTTGCTGACAAAGATTCGCGGCGTACACAACTTAACCACGCCGGAAGAATACATCCGGACGATTGCCATCAGCCGCATCATGCTGCCGAACATCAACAACATACAGGCTTCGTGGCTGACCGTGGGCAAGCAAACGGCGCAACTTTGTTTGCACGCCGGGGCGAATGATTTCGGTTCCATCATGATTGAAGAAAACGTGGTGAGTGCCGCGGGTGCGCCGCACCGGTTTACTTCGCGAACGATTCAGGATGCGATCCGCGAAGCGGGCTTCGAGCCGCAGTTGCGCAACCAACAGTACGAGTGGAGAGAGTTGCCAAAGATGGAGGAGCAGGTGGTGAATTATTGA
- a CDS encoding DUF433 domain-containing protein: MLLNELVTIDPEILGGQPVFKGTRVPVETLFDHLEAGVSLNEFLDDFPGVTKEQAVAVLEVANKFLTAKNLATLYETATG, from the coding sequence ATGCTTCTTAATGAACTTGTTACAATTGACCCGGAAATTTTAGGCGGCCAACCGGTATTTAAAGGAACCCGTGTTCCTGTTGAAACCTTGTTTGACCATTTGGAAGCCGGTGTTTCACTCAATGAGTTCCTCGACGATTTTCCCGGCGTTACAAAAGAGCAAGCAGTTGCCGTATTGGAAGTTGCGAACAAATTTTTGACCGCTAAAAACTTGGCAACGTTGTATGAAACTGCTACTGGATGA
- a CDS encoding DUF5615 family PIN-like protein, protein MKLLLDENLPKRLKADFPEHEVFTVREQGWNGIKNGRLMQLMIDNGFDALLTFDKNLQHQQNFQKHPLTVFVLSAANNTYAMLTGLSAKVEKHLQKGNLFKGAIVIREE, encoded by the coding sequence ATGAAACTGCTACTGGATGAAAATCTTCCCAAACGCTTAAAGGCGGACTTTCCAGAACATGAAGTTTTTACAGTAAGAGAACAAGGTTGGAACGGAATTAAAAACGGCCGGTTAATGCAGTTGATGATTGACAACGGTTTTGATGCCTTACTAACCTTCGATAAAAATTTGCAGCACCAACAAAATTTTCAGAAACATCCACTCACTGTCTTTGTTCTTTCGGCAGCCAACAATACCTATGCAATGCTTACAGGACTTTCGGCTAAGGTTGAAAAGCATTTACAGAAAGGAAATCTTTTCAAAGGTGCGATAGTAATAAGGGAAGAATGA
- a CDS encoding OmpA/MotB family protein: protein MKFVYNSLIFSALVLCFSSCVSQKKYQEALSREQSLMSQSTQQADEIVRLKGQIENLQKDNARLIGQIDEALKKYSQASGQANLTQKQLEAEQQRLLDLRKLLQQQSEAVENLRKKMADALTGFNSNELTVFTKNGRVYVSLQESLLFPSGSAVVNEKGKQALATLAQALNNSPDINVVVEGHTDSIPIRKTFEDNWALSVARATSIVRLLTNTYAVDPTRVTASGRSYFEPVDTNSTPEGRQRNRRTEIILAPKLDQILQLLQQSKAATEPGTN from the coding sequence ATGAAGTTCGTTTACAACAGTCTCATCTTTTCCGCATTGGTACTTTGTTTTTCATCCTGCGTTTCGCAGAAAAAATATCAAGAAGCTTTAAGTCGCGAACAAAGTCTGATGAGCCAAAGCACGCAGCAAGCCGATGAAATCGTTCGTTTGAAAGGACAGATTGAAAACCTGCAAAAAGACAATGCCCGCCTCATTGGGCAAATTGACGAAGCGCTGAAAAAATACTCGCAGGCAAGCGGCCAGGCCAACCTTACACAAAAGCAACTGGAAGCCGAACAACAACGTTTGCTTGACTTGCGCAAGCTGTTGCAACAGCAAAGCGAGGCGGTAGAAAACCTGCGCAAGAAAATGGCCGATGCGCTGACCGGCTTTAATTCTAACGAACTGACCGTGTTCACCAAGAACGGCCGTGTGTACGTGAGCCTGCAGGAAAGTTTGTTGTTCCCTTCGGGCAGCGCGGTGGTAAACGAAAAAGGCAAGCAGGCGCTGGCAACTTTAGCGCAGGCATTAAACAACAGTCCTGATATTAACGTGGTGGTAGAAGGCCATACCGATTCCATTCCCATCCGCAAAACATTTGAAGACAACTGGGCTTTGAGCGTGGCAAGAGCAACGTCTATCGTTCGGTTGCTTACGAATACCTACGCGGTTGATCCAACAAGAGTGACCGCATCGGGCCGCAGTTATTTTGAACCGGTGGACACCAACAGCACGCCGGAAGGCCGCCAGCGCAACCGCCGCACCGAGATTATTCTGGCACCCAAGCTTGACCAGATTTTGCAACTGTTGCAACAATCAAAAGCCGCGACCGAGCCGGGAACGAATTAG
- a CDS encoding class IV adenylate cyclase — MHINFEFKARLRDIAAAEKILLQQKPLFVGEDHQTDTYFNVANGRLKLREGTIEHALIFYERTNTAAAKQSNVMLYQHKPDEALKQILAQSLGVKAVVDKRRKIYFINNVKFHFDNVEGLGQFVEVEAIDKDGSIGLDKLKEQCLHYQNLLNVTADDFMAGSYSDMLLAKKSSLA; from the coding sequence ATGCACATCAATTTTGAATTTAAAGCAAGGCTCCGGGATATTGCTGCCGCAGAAAAAATACTCTTGCAGCAAAAGCCTTTGTTCGTTGGCGAAGATCACCAGACTGACACGTACTTCAACGTTGCAAACGGCCGTTTAAAATTGCGCGAAGGCACCATTGAACACGCCCTGATTTTTTACGAACGAACAAACACGGCCGCAGCTAAGCAATCGAACGTAATGCTTTACCAACATAAACCGGACGAGGCGCTGAAACAAATTCTTGCGCAATCACTCGGCGTTAAAGCCGTTGTGGACAAGCGGCGCAAAATCTATTTCATCAACAACGTAAAGTTTCATTTTGATAACGTCGAGGGCCTTGGCCAGTTTGTAGAAGTAGAGGCCATTGACAAAGACGGAAGCATTGGGCTGGACAAACTGAAAGAGCAATGCCTGCATTACCAAAACCTGTTGAACGTTACAGCCGATGATTTTATGGCCGGATCGTACAGCGACATGCTGCTGGCAAAAAAATCCTCACTCGCCTGA
- a CDS encoding DUF72 domain-containing protein, whose translation MKERIHVGTSGWSYKHWKAVFYPQGLSATKWLPFYAEHFSTTEINGSFYRLPSEETVQKWTGQVPDDFLFCPKMSRYLTHMKKLNDPEEPLERFFSVFETMQKKMGPVLIQLPAVLRFHHDATERFYALLQERYRRYQFVMEVRHESWLQEMSLTLMAKYNIGLVISQSGNFFPYSEMVTAKNIYVRFHGPAELYASAYSDEALQSFARKFLTWAGEGHNVWAYFNNDIGAHAVRDAERLLRLLGQK comes from the coding sequence GTGAAAGAAAGAATTCACGTTGGCACATCGGGCTGGAGTTACAAACACTGGAAGGCTGTTTTCTACCCGCAGGGCTTGTCGGCAACAAAGTGGCTGCCCTTTTACGCCGAGCACTTTTCCACTACTGAAATCAACGGCAGCTTTTACCGTTTGCCTTCCGAAGAAACGGTGCAAAAATGGACCGGGCAGGTGCCGGACGATTTTCTTTTCTGCCCCAAGATGAGCCGCTACCTCACGCACATGAAAAAGCTGAACGATCCAGAAGAGCCGCTTGAACGTTTCTTTTCTGTATTTGAAACGATGCAGAAAAAGATGGGGCCAGTGTTGATACAATTACCGGCCGTCCTACGTTTTCACCACGATGCAACCGAACGTTTTTATGCCTTGTTGCAAGAGCGTTATCGCCGCTATCAATTTGTAATGGAAGTGCGCCACGAAAGCTGGCTCCAAGAGATGAGCTTAACACTGATGGCCAAGTACAACATTGGCCTGGTGATTTCACAATCGGGCAATTTCTTTCCGTATTCCGAAATGGTGACGGCGAAAAACATTTACGTTCGTTTTCACGGGCCGGCCGAGTTGTATGCTTCTGCTTACAGCGATGAAGCCCTGCAAAGCTTTGCCCGCAAGTTTCTAACCTGGGCAGGAGAAGGCCACAACGTATGGGCTTATTTCAACAACGACATTGGCGCACACGCCGTGCGGGACGCAGAGCGCTTGCTTCGGTTATTGGGCCAAAAATAA